The window TTCCTAGATCCACGGCAGCTTGTTGATAGCTTGCCTTCTTCCCTGGTTGACTTCCACAGAAGACACATATTCTCTTAAACCTTgatctctcctcctcctccttcactCTTTCTACCTCCATACCTTTCTTGATGATCAGAATAAGGTTTCTCTGCGCTATTTATACGAAAAAAAGAAGTCGAAACTAAATCTTATAAGAAAAAGGAATAGATTTGGAATAGAAATTTGCTTTTGTAATGGATCCGACGGCGGCGGATCACGTGTGCATCGTTGACTAAAGAGCGTGGACGATTGGTAGCAGCATAAATATACATGTACATATATCGCCGTATTATACATATGTCGGCGGTTATTAGTTGATTAAATAATAAACCGGTTTCATACTGACAATGGCGGCTTCTtcctaattaattattttttcagaGCGAACCATACCATTTCCGTGATAACAAATTAACATTAACGAAATAAACCGGTTTGCTGACGtcgtaagtgacgccgccgccgccgccgcgccACGTGCGTACGCTATCTTCCTAAGCTGCTACGAGAGTCGGAACGCGACTCTGAAAACGTACGCATTCACGATTACGCAGAATATTACTCATTCGCCTATTGGTCCTGGACACAGGCGTGGCCTCAACGCGAGAAAGATCAACCCACGAATTGAGCCGGGTTAATTgaagatgaaaaaaaaacacCTAATTGGAATAGGAAGCAATGATTATTTATGGCAGACATATTTAATCGCATGTCATTTCGTGTTAAAGGGAGTATTCCCTTTCCGAGGAAGgcttttttaaagattttttgtcCTTTTAGTTTTGATGTAAAGAGGAAGGAGGCGAGAGATGGACGATGACGATGAGGGAGTTTTGGGAGATGTGCTTCTTTAAATGCTCCGAAATGACATGACAGGGGAGATGTAAAAgctcttgttatgaatttattttatctttaaatacgcAAGAAATATGATAAGGTTGCCCTACGAGTTTACTTTACGTTTCAAACATCTTAAATGATATGATAGAAggctcacttttttttttttttttttttttttttttttttaagctcctggaaaaaaatattttattttcccaTATTTTTGACATGGTTCTTCTCTTTAGGTATTTTTTTCACACTCTAAATCTGCAAAAATTAAACTGCACCagccgggaatcgaacccgggtctGTACCGTGGCAGGGTACTATTCTACCACTAGACCACTGGTGCTATTGGTAGCTAAAATGATTTACAgtatttaattattttcttttggtaATGAAATAATGATAATATTAGAATAACAAAATAAGATTAGtgttttttcttgttttttttttcagaatatctaattttgaaaaaaaaaaaaaaacaacaacaacaaaccaAAAGGCGGTGAAATCTAGACGAGACCCATTAAAAACCGTACCGACACTtccattggtccacctaatgcgtGGACACAAGTCACGGAACGCGAGCCCACTTTTTTACTTACGAACATAAATTATTCGAAGGGTGTAGCTAGCGGGTGGCGCTCAATACGTAACAATTAGAAATTCTCTCGACAATTTAAAAACTCTCGTCTCTCCTGATGAGTAGCATTCTGCAAAGCGAGTCATGAATACGTAATCCGAGCCGGGTCAGATTGTGTCTCCATCGGGCGGCCCATGCGGTACGGACACCGACCTTTCGCTAATCTGACGGCCGTGATCGTTTCGCAGATCCGGACCGGGTCTGCGAGCGGAAAAGAAAAGGCGAAGGCGGTGACCGACTCCGCTCCCCGCTTTGGTGTGCGCTTTTTAATTATTTCCCGGCGCCGATTCGTTGGCGTGCGCAGCGAAGGAGAAGCAAAATAGATCTCCGAGTTCAACGCAAGTACCACTGTCGCTGCCATTTTTGTCAAATCTCTCCGCTTCTGTTTCTGTGTCCGTGATCCCATTCGAGGTTCGATGTCTTCAGATTAGCTATGATCcttggtttttgttttgttttgttttgtttgtgAAATAATTAGTTTTTAGATTGATTTTGTTGTTCTTTTTGGATGTGATAGCGTGGGAGCCCTAGATTTGTAGCCATAAGTACGCGTTAAATTAGGGGGGAAAAGGAAGATTACTGAGATTTCGGGTCGAGCATTTGTAGTTCAGATTCTTATCCATCTCCTTTGGTTCTGTGGATCCCTGACTTCATATGAATGCTAGATTTTGGTTGGAAGAGACTCTTTTGCCGTTCATCTAGTATTGCTCATGATTTCCTCCGCGGAGGTTATTTTCGTGGAAACTTCATTGGATTTTCGTTTCTGGTCCAGTGCTTTCGTTGACAGTATAAGAGGTTTCCATTTTTCCATACGAGATGTAACGGTTACATGGTGGTGTGTTGGTTCTAATGGCGGAAAGGGTTATGCCCATCGGAAATTGTTACCTGATCTTTCATGGTCTTTTTCTCTTGCGGTTTTTCTGGAAGGTTGGGAAAGAAAATAGCTCCTCGTTTCTGGAAAAAACAATGATTAACATCCTGACAGTCaaggagaaatttttttaataatatgctGCATTTTAGTCTCCAATTCTATATTGTTAATTTGAGGATCTAATCATGACACTATGTCCCCGGACACAATTAAGaccttttttttgaaaaaaaaatgtaaattctCTATTTAATGGCCTGCTTAGTGTCGGTTATATGGAGGAAGATAAATACTGATACATAGGTCATAAGTGAGGTAAACATTGACCCCTTGGCTACCTCCTTTCTTGAAGCATTGACAAAGGGAGGATTGTTGCTAGATTTGATAAGCTAACTGATGCATCCAATGTATCAATATGAGTAAATGACTGTGAGATCCTTTGATCGTGTGCaatctttttttttgtttggttAATTTCTTAGCGTGTAGAGATGTGTCCTGTCAGCCGACTAAAAATTTAACTGGGGTGAGCTCATTCAAATTGCTTTTCATTTTCGTTGCTATCTTAATGCTTAAACGTATATCAAACTTTTTATTTGTTTCTCTCTCCATTGGCTAATGTGCATTTGTCAACGACATACTGTGTAGACGTGCCCTTTTCCATAGGAAGAAGGCATTGTTATGATGCTGTCAGCTGTCAGTCTATACTATATTTTCATGGTCCCCCCTTTTGTTTGCATAACAATAGTTCTGCCTATAATATGTTTATTTTGAATGATTTCTAGTTCTATCCTTCCCCAAAGATATGATCCAAAGCAAAATTTGGATCTACATGGGTTCCATATTGTGAAACTTTTTGCTACATACAAGTTCCTATTGAttctataaaagaaaaatagaagaattgAGCACTAGCTTCCTTTTGCAAGGATTGATCTGGGATGGCCATTGTAATAGGTCACATCAAACCCACACTATTTTTCAGTCTAGTGCAAATGCACACTTCTTTTAACACTAGACTTACATTTGGGGCCTCCTTATTGATCTCTACTGTCTTCTATTGTTTTCAGAGTTTCTGTCACTGCATGCAGGAAGTTGAATTCATGGATTGAAGAGAAAAATTTTGATGTTTAAGAAAGCAATACATCTGGGCATTAAAAAACTTGATGTGGCTTCAGCTAATTGGCTGTAGTGAACTGTGGAAATGCTTTTGACTGTTGAAGGAGGAGGATTCTTTTCTTCTTCTGCATCGGGATATACCAATGGTCTTGCCCTTTTGCTTTTTGGGAGGAAAAATGAACAGCCCATGAAAGTTTCACCTTGGAGTAGTTACCAGTTAGTGGAGCATGAATTTGAGCCCGAACCTCAGTCAACTACCACAAAAACCCAAGGATCTGGGGGCTGCATTTCCTTCAATTGCTTTAGGCATGCTCATGCACAACTTGATGGGCAATCTCCAAGCAAAATTCGCCTAGTTAAACAATCTGAAATTTCAACTGATATCTCTTCTGACACAAGCAAGACAACAGCAAGTGATACTTGTTACAAGAGTGACAGAAAGCCTTGCCTAAAGGATAAGCTAAAGAAACCTTCCAGAGATTGTTCCACATACAGAGATGTTGATGCCAATGAGCTCATAGAGCAAAATGAAACTGAGACATCTTGTTGCACTGTGGGTAGAAAAGTTCAGTGGACAGATAAATGTGGCAAAGAACTTGTTGAGGTCAGAGAATTTGAGCTCAGGTATGTTTTACTATGATATtagtaaataaaatatacaaAGCATCATATGGTTAGTATTCTGTTCACAGTTCCTACCATACTTGAAATAGATTATTGTAGGTAAGGAATTTTATGTTTCTTTCATTTGAATTTGTAATCTGTTTTCCTGAGTTTTATCTCATTTTTTTTGCTTATTCTAAAGTCATATCATTAACGACTTGTGGTATTGTAACCAGGAACCACAAAATTGAGTTATGTGAAATATCTCAAACTTTATTTCTAGTGATCTTGTATGATGccatagaaaataataataataagagaaaTTTTGGTTGTAATTATACTGGTTCACTTAACTCTTAATAgtttcatatttaaattttttcacCTATTTTTCCTGTCATAGTGCTGAAGTGCTCACATAGAAAAGCAACTTCATGTTGTTCAAATTGTCAGTTGCAACCACATTAGTTTTCTGAAATTTACTTGTCTACCTTTGTTGGGAGCTTTCTATTCATTTAACTATAGTTTAGAATTTATTGATGATTAATATAACCAGATGACTCGTAGGAAGAAACCTGTAGATCATGTATTCGTTTCAGCTATGGTCCGCATTACAATTTGATATATTCATTTAAACTATTTTAAAGAACATAATGAGTGTAAGTCAGCGGAGATAGCTTGAGATTAGTCCAGGATTAGGGTAAAATCATTGTGTCTAACTAGCAATGGATGCAAGATGATCagttttttttaagtattttcgAAAGGGCTTTCGAGCTATGGAAAAGTTGAAAAGGGAGATGTTGCACGTCATGGGAAGCTCATGTAGGAACTTTAGTCAACATCTAGCTTTTAGAGGGAGTTTGTAAAAACATAGATATACTCATCAAGTTAATCTTCAAAAAGGTAGAGTTATTGGAGCCATTCGCAATGCTCATGAGTGTTGCAATGCAATGCACATGATAGGCATAGTGCACTGCACTGTTATTGCACAATTGCCCATGCGCGCCTGAGCTAATATGACACTTGGCAATGAAGCTTACATAGTGCAATGTGACACTTAATTCACATTTTATTTTGCTTTATTGCGTTGAGGCACATAATTTGATAATTGTCGGAAGCTCTCCACCTAGGTTTCTATATAGGAAGATGGATCTACCAATCAAATGTGCTTATCAACTATTGCCTTACTGGTGCAACCTAATGATTGAGCGGATCTGGGTTAAATAGTTTGGTACAAACTAGATTGTTCCAGCAATCCAAGAGCCAAGTCTAGTTGGGTGCAGTCTAAGAGATATAGTCCAGCCAAGGGACGAAATTAGTCTATGTTAAGGGCCAGAGGGGGCTTGGAAGACTCACTTGAATTTTATAGAATTCTCAGCAAGCAAGCAACGAGCTTCCTCTTTTTCTCCTGCAGTAACCTTCTTCCTCACTCTAGACTAAGTTTCAGCCATTGAATTTCCACACTCTGGTATACAGATTCAGCGACATGTTTTTTCTGTCAAATGGGTTGTCGGTTGTTCTTGGGCAGTGCAAGTCGATAAAAGGTTACTCTATCTCATTGTATTGTTGAGGAAATTCATCGGCACAACATTGATGAGCACAAATGGAGCCTCTTGAAAATGATCATGTGCAACGGCTATAATGTCGCTAATAAAATTTTATGCTGGCCAAATAGTGAAATCATGAACAACTAATACACAGTATGAAAACCATAACTAATTTCATGTAAGCTCAGTAACACACTGTCAATTTTGGCTCCAGATTAATTCTAATTCTGGTATTCTGCATAAGCTATCAAATCCAGTATCATTGTGTCCTTATTTCTCTGTTCCACTCATATTAAGCAAAAGATCACTGACTTGATGTTCTCTCTTTTCATTATAGTGCTCGTCCAGTGTTTATGTTGATATCTGCCTTTCAAATGTTACAGTGATTATGGTGTATCCGACGATGAATTTGAACACGAAAAATTGAGAAGATGTGAATGTGTAATTCAGTAAATTTGCATTTGCCATGCCTATGTAAAGGCAAACAGATCCGCGTATCACATAATTTACTACATCCACTGTGCCACTGCTCCATTACAATGATCAAGGATGCCCATTCAAGTGTTACGAGGAACCTCAGGACTGCAGTGAGGCAGCCTTTgtttttggtaattttttttcTGTCCATGTATCCTTGCCCTCCTGATTCTTTGGAGGTTTTTTGAACGTTGGTAATCTATGTGTAATCTCTCGGTCGAGTCATTCAGTGTTTCCTTTTCTCAACAACGTGCTATTGTATTAGAATTGCTATGAGATAAAATCAATGATTTTGTTATAgaatatagaaaataaatataatgCAATTATAATACCCATCTTTTTTTCTCAGATCCTATCTATATTTCACAGGTAGAGGATTTCACATTAAATTACTTAAaacatatttctaaaatttgtagaTCTGATTTTAAAAGTAATTAAGCAACCACAACCAGAAACTGGAAATAACAAAGGAACTTAGCCAAATCTTATCCCGGCCGCAGGTCGCAACACAGACTTGTCTACGTCTCGTCCACTTCTTTCCTTCCCTTCCTTATATCCCCTATAAAGCCACTGCAAAATCCACAAAAAAAGAAATGGAAGATAGAGAGGGAGAGATAGGGGGAGATTAAGAGAAGCAAATCTCAGGAATCATGTCGATAGCAGCTCCCTCAATCCCTTCCATCAAGATCAAgacttcctctcctcacccttgTTCAAGTCTGTCTTTGAGGCCGCTGATCACCACCATCAGGAGCTCCCAGGCTGAGGGTCCTCTGAGGAGGCCTGCAACCCCCTCTTTGTCCCCTCCCCCTCCTTTACCTTCTTCACCACCTTCcgtttctcctcctcctcctcctcctgctgctcctgtTCTTGCTGCTGCAGCCGCCAAGGAGGTGGTGGTGACCTTGGAGTTCCAGAGGAAGGTGG is drawn from Zingiber officinale cultivar Zhangliang chromosome 1B, Zo_v1.1, whole genome shotgun sequence and contains these coding sequences:
- the LOC121970735 gene encoding uncharacterized protein LOC121970735; translated protein: MLLTVEGGGFFSSSASGYTNGLALLLFGRKNEQPMKVSPWSSYQLVEHEFEPEPQSTTTKTQGSGGCISFNCFRHAHAQLDGQSPSKIRLVKQSEISTDISSDTSKTTASDTCYKSDRKPCLKDKLKKPSRDCSTYRDVDANELIEQNETETSCCTVGRKVQWTDKCGKELVEVREFELSDYGVSDDEFEHEKLRRCECVIQ
- the LOC121970746 gene encoding light-harvesting complex-like protein OHP2, chloroplastic; the encoded protein is MSIAAPSIPSIKIKTSSPHPCSSLSLRPLITTIRSSQAEGPLRRPATPSLSPPPPLPSSPPSVSPPPPPPAAPVLAAAAAKEVVVTLEFQRKVAKELQDYFKQKKLEEANQGPFFGFLPKNEISNGRWAMFGFAVGLLTEYATGASFVQQLKILVSNFGILDLE